Sequence from the Stenotrophomonas sp. 364 genome:
GTGGTCGTCCTTATCGCCGTCGTCTGTGATGTTGGTCTTACACACATAGATGGCCTTGGGGGTAAACCCAAGCGCGCGCGCCTGGATTTCCTGCTCAATCAGCTCCAGCCGATCGTAAAGGTCGTCAAGGCAACGCTCCATTGGCGCAGTGGTGCCGTCGAACTGGATCGAGGTTTTGATCAGCTCGGACTTGATGACAGCATTGCTATCCACAACCGTAACGGCAAATGCGCTGGCATCGGGAGTCCCAGCGTCTCCAACAGCACCCAGCTGAACGAAGCGCTTTAGGCTGTCGTCATCCTCTCTCGCATCATCAATCCAGGCTTCTTGGGGACCGATAACCGACTTGGCAAATCCCGAGGGAAGCCTGAGCGTGGCACTCGCGAGCAGGTAGGCCTCGGGCTCCAACTCGGCAAGAATCTGGGTCTGCTGATCGGAAAGGTTGTGCCCTTCGTCATAGACGATGATAAGGGGACGCCGAACGCCGCCAGCGTCCCGGGCGATCAGCCGCTCCCAGGGCGATTGGTCACCGAAGAGGTCCTGGTCCTTCTTGTAAATATTCAGAGCACCGTCGGACTGTTCCTTGTTGTTGAACAGCCCCGTGGTTGCCAACACAATGAGCGGAGAGCTCCCGTCTGCGATCAGGCTTGGCTCTAGCTGGGCCGCACGAATGACCCTGAATTCCTCGACTAATCCAGCATACTTCCCACCGCCAGAAAAGTTTGCGTAAGTCTGCTGGACAACCGACTTGGCTTTGCTCATCCAAAAGACAATGGGCTCCACGACCATGTGCATTCGCATCAGAGTCACAGCTTCCGCGAGCACGGGGGTCTTGCCCGCGCCCGTGATAGCCGACAACGCCTGATAGAAGGGCCGCCGGAGCTTCCCCTTGTAGGTGGGCCGATAGGCGTGCCCAGCAAAGAAGGCGTAACGGTTAACAATCTGCTGTGCCGCTCGAACCTGGAAAGGTTTCAGCTCAATCTGCATCCATGCCACCATCGTTGTTGTAAGCATCTGCCCGGGCGTTGAAACCAATGTGCTCCAGCACCTTGTCGGGAATCTGATAGAACTCAATATCGTTGCCGGTGTAAGGAGCCAGCGCGGCGTAGACGTGGTAACGGCCTGCCAAATCGGCAGCCTTGGCTTCTTGGATGATCTCCTTGAAGACAGTCCGCGTCAGAGCTGAGGGTTCATCAGGCGCACTCCACACCAAGAAGAAACCCTCGTCGCGGTTGTTGACAGCAAATAGGTGCTTATAACCGCCCGCAGGAAGCCGCCGAAGGTATGACTTGGTCTTATCGTTGCGATCCCAATAGCTCACCAAGAGCAGGTCCATCATCTCTTCGCGGGCCAGAGCATTCACTGCATTGGCATCGACCTTCTCGCGCCTGACAGTGAAGTAGCGGAAACCGCCTCCCGAGGGCTCTCTTTCCCCAGACTTCCATTTCCCTGTAATAACACGCTTGATGCGATCTGCGGTCAGCGTCTTAGCGTAGTTATCGCCTTTGGCATCGTTGCCCTGTTCGATGAGGATGAACCGCCTACTTGCATCCTGCTCTTTGTTTAGCTCCAAAACGGCATGTCCAGTCGTTCCAGATCCTGCGAAAGGGTCTAGCACGATGCCGTCCTTCCGACACCAAATTTGGATGATTTTCTTGATAAGACGCAGCGGCTTCACGGTTTCGAAGTTATGTCCTTTACCCACAACCGCATCCAGCTCCTCGATACCATCACGGGACCTGCCACTTAGTGTTCGCAACCACGAGACCGAATCGATGGCGGGGGGAGCTTCATCATCATCGAGCCAGAATGTTGTTGGAACCCCACCCTGACGAACCAAGCTCTTGTAGACCTTACGAACTGGCTTCTGCTGGCCATCCACACCCCAATAAAGATACGGCCACCCGCCTTGCTCCAGGCGCTTCGATGAAGTGCTTTGGGACTTCGCAAGTAACTTCTGTCGCTGGCTTTCGGTTGACGCCGCCCACCCCTTCAGTGCGAGAGCCTTGCCCCGCCCGTCCCCAATATCGAAGTCTTCGTAGTCAACGCCCCACTCTTCCAGCCATTTCTTCATGGCGGCCCGCTTGTTCGCCCAGTGACGTTCGCCTGGGTTGTGAAACTCACCAGTGAACGGTGATTGGATAGCATAATTGGCTAGCTTACTGGCCCCTTTACCCGTCAAATCGCCTTGCTTCCAGTCAGAGAGCGCATCATTGTCGATATTACCGAAGCGTGCATCAGCAAGTGCCGATCGTTCCACCAAACCTGTTTTTGCGAGCTCCGCGGACTTGGCATAGACCAACACATACTCGGTCGTCAGAGACAGCTTTGATGACTGGTTCTTGGGCGTCGTCTTCTGCCAATTGATGATTCCGAGACGATTCTCCTCGTGGAAAATCTCATCCATCAGCATGCCTAATCGGTAGAGCTCACGATGGTCAATGCAGATGGCGATCACGCCGCCGGGCTTCAGCATCTCCCGCATCATCCACAAACGAGGAGTCATGAAGCGCAGCCATTTGCTGTGGCGTGAGCCGTCGTCCTTAGCGACCAAATCTCCCATGTCGGGATCGTTTGGATCCTTATCCCACTTGTCGTTGTAGCGGAAATCCTCGCCTGTGTTATACGGCGGGTCCGTCAAGACCAAGTCCACTTGGCCACGGTATTTGTAGAGCGTAACCATCGCTGCAAGATTTTCACCATCCCACAACTCGTTGACGGCCTCTTCCGCGGCGTCCCCAACAGATGCGCGCTTATTGATCTCGCACATCCTCGGTTTGACTTGACGTGCGATCTGCCACGGAGCTGTCCGCCCTGTGTAGTTCAGGACAATGCCATCCTTTCCTGACTCAAGACGCTCGGCGTCGTGATCCTGCAGGAGCTTGATGAGCGCAGCTCGGGACAGCTCTTCGTATTTCATGCGATTGCCTTGTGTTCGTAAGTCGCGGACCAGCCGCCAAAATGACCGCTCTTGGCCGTAGGGAGTGTGCGCCCTGAAGCAGCCCCAGACGCCAGCATGAAACGTAGCTGGGCTTCGTCTCACAGACTGCGCCGCCGGAAAATACTGCGTGGCACTGGTCGCAACCATCCCCGCAACATTCTCGCCGCGACCAATACGATCAGCAAGTTAAGGCACTCCAGAGGCCCCTGGCCGGCCGCAAGCCGTTGAGCTGCAAGGGCTCCCTTCAAAAACTATCGAGGTCGTCCGTCATCCTTGCGCAGTATCATTACGGATGGGCGGCGTCCAAGCACCGCGGCAACATATGCTTTGGACATCGGGTCCCGCCGGCTTCAGTGAAGCCGGGGACCCCGTGCGGCCCGTGCAGGTTTTGGCTGATCAGGCTCAGGGGCTGGACTGTTAGGGATGGCTGGGGCACGCCGCATCCCCTCACACTTGATTGTGCGTCGTCCGGCTATACCCGCGCTTACCCCTTCCAGATGCTCAGCCCGAGCGGCCAGCTCCCGGGCGCATGCCATTTCTTCTTCTGGCGTCGCGGCCGCCTGGGCCCTCGCAAGCTCTGCTGAGCGTTGCTCCAGCGCAGCGAGGCGACGGCCCCGCCTCTTTGCCCAGTCGCCGGCCGTCCAAGGCACACCGGGCTCTGGATGGTTCGCGACAAAGTCATGCCAAGATTGCTCGGCCATGTGCCGGAGACGAACGGCACGACGGACGGCCTCAAGGCGGCGTGGGAAGCGGGCCAGTGCCGCGGCAAAACGGCGCAGGCCCACCAGGAGGCGACTGAGAATGGAGCGGTAGTCCTTGCTGTCATCTGGCGGTAGCGGATTTGCAGCCAACACCTGGAGTGCGTTCAACGTCGTGTGGAGCCCCTGGACAGCCAGGTCATCCCTCAGTGTCGCGCCTAGTTGAACCACCTGCTCCCTAATGGATTCAAGAGTCACGGTGGCCTGTCCTGACTTTTCACCCTCCCCCTGTCGCCCCGCGCTCGCGACCCGGGCCATCCCTTGCGACATCTCGATGCGACCATCAGAGAACGTCAGCGTCGCCGGTGAGGATCGGCGGGACTCACGGCGAGCCTGCCGACCGCAGTGCCCAGCAGGCGTCTGCATGGCCCTGTCCTCCTGCTCGAACTGCGCCAACATTTCATTGAACGACTCCTCGTTGTCTTCCTCAATGAGCCGGTTCATCTCGCCTCGTTGAGATCTTCCCCCGCGTCGCTCGATGGCCGAAGCTTTTTTCCCATGTGCCTTGTGGGCTCGCGCGCCAACACAGCCGCACCGACCAGGTCACCGTTCGCTAGTGCCTCATCCGCCTGGGCCTTCAAGCTGCGATGATCGATCCGGATGTCGAAGCTGGCCGCTTCCAGGTGTGCGTTGGTGACTCGGGCGACCAGTTCCCTCACCCATTCAACTTCCGCCCTACCCGATGGTCCGCCATCCAGTTCCTTCGTTTTGTCTGTAAAGCCTTCAGGCCCCAAACGCCGGGTGGTGGCCAACACGTGGACATGCCAGTTAAGCCCGTCCTTGCTGCCCGGGCTGTGGATGCTCGCCTGCGCAGCGAACCCGTAGCGATCCACCAGGGCACGTGTGACTTCGCCGGCCAAGGCAGAACGTTGCTCGTCACCGAGCTCGTGGGGCAACGCGAACTCGAACTCTCTGGCGATGGTCGAATCCTTTCGCCGCTCGGCAGCTTCGGCCTGGGTCCAGAGCGCAGCCGGAATCAGGGCCCAATCGGGTGCACCATCGGGAATGACGCACCGCGTCTCGACCACGCCATCCCGCCGACGATAGTCGTGGCGCTGACCCGTGCGCTCATCCTCGAGCAAGAGACCAGCGCGATAGGCGGCCGCTGCGATGGACGAATGTCCTTTGGCTCGGCTGAAGGTTTTGACGTTGGCGTGGTAAATGGCCATGAGGCTCCAAAGCAGTGGACGTTGCTTTGTTTATGCCGTGGCTTTCGATTTACGCAAGCGCTGAAAGCGATTGGGGTTCAAGGGGCATGGCCCCTTGCGCACGTGTTCCCCCGGGAACACCTAGGTGCGCTATTGCTTCCTTCTTCAGAAACATTTTTGTTGAACCCTTCTAGCTTGAACGGAGTCCACTTCACTCAAAGTGGCGTGAACTTGACGCGGGCCATTTCTTTGGTTGACTCGTAGAGCCCATAGGAGAAAAACATGGCTGAGCCAACCCACTACCACCAGCGGATTCAGCGTGCCACCGAAAGACTGGCTCAGCTTCAAGCGCGAGAGCTTCTTGCCAGCCAGCGCCGAGCGCTGAAGGCAAAGGAAAACCAACGACGTGAGGAAGCCAAGCGGCGCTCGCGTGTTGCAGAGCTTGTGTTCTTGGCCGGGGCAGAAGCGCTAGAAGATGCGGAGCTGGTCGGCACGCTATTGCTGCACTTGGAAGGTCGAAGTGACCACGACATCCGTAACCGAGCACGTTCTCGCGGCGTCTATCGGCTGACAACGTCAAACGCAGTCAACAGCCAAGTGCGGCACTGACCAGTCCTTCAGACCGCCAATCCAGCGGCCTGATTGGACGGGCGGCTTGAGACCAGCGATGTTGATTCAGGGCAGCGGCCCGTCCGCGCGCGCCCCAGAGCGGCTACCGCGCCGAGCGGGCGCAGTTTGCGGCGGTGGATGACTCGGCCTTGTCTAGAACAACGAAGTCGATCACGAGCCACCCATGACGATCACTTAACGCATCCGCGATATCGGCTTCGTCGGCGCATTCCACCATAACGTCGTTTGGCAACACCGGGCATTCTCCGCCGGTTTCCCATTTGATGTTTCCAACTCGGAAGATCGCCATTTTCGCCCTCATGCCCGGAAGTTGATGCTACTTCCAATCCTACCGCGCTGCCTCCATAGCAGCCACCGAGAGCGCTTGGCCATCTATAGCTTGCGCTAGGCCGCCACACCTCCCTCCTACCTTCCGCCGCGTTCGGTTACGTAGAAACCGTCCATCTGGGCCAGGCTACCCAAGACACCCATGGGCCCACGCTGCACGGCCCACCTTTCAAGCCTTGCCGAGCTAGCCTGGCGGCATACACGGCCACAACTCCACCCCTCTCAGACCGGCCGCCTTGATGACCTTGACTACGTCAGCGCGCACGATCATTTGATTGGTGGCCTGATGCTGGACGCCGAAGCGCTGCACGCTGTGAAAGAGAGGGGCGTTCGGCGGACTGATCGGAGCGGGAAAGAAAACTCGGTCGTGCCATGGATAGAGCTCTCTCCGGCATCTCTCACAACGGATTCCTTCCGCGCCGCCCATGGAGAGCGGAACCGCGGGTCCCGGCTCTAACTGAACAACGTCATCCAGCCACTTACCCTTCGTGTCTTCCACAGGAAGCGTCCCGACACCAAGGTCGTTAAGGTGCGTTTTCCAGACAGAGGTTTGCATGAAGCACGCTTCCTCAATCCAGTGGAGCTTCAAGAAGGAGTTTCTGCCCCACTTCAGGCTCTTCCTAACTCTAAAAGGCGCCACCTGCACCGCCCCCTCACCGCACTTGGCGCAGCACCTGGTCAAGTCGTAAGTCGCTTCGCGAAACGAAAGTCGTGCTCTGGCTGGGGATAACCGCTCGCATGCACAACAACCATCGCACAGTGAGAAGCAGAGTCCACTTCGGACGGAGTGAACTCCGTGGTCACCGTGGCCCGTCCATCCCACGAGCGAACCAAGCCGCACGCCCCGCTCCAGCCGATGGCCCCTTCCACCGCGTGAGCTACTCCGACACCCCCCGTCTGCGGCGAAGGTCCACTCGGGAGCTCAACCTTAAGGCCCAGGGCAGAAAGTTGGGAACCTCGGGCTTCAGTCAATGCGAACGTGAAACGGTATTTGATGTTCATGAGGTGATGCTGTCACCCCAACAGGGCTCTATGTCGCGTATCTAAGCACGTATCCCAGAGCTGTGGGACACTCCGGCCATCTTCAGAGGCGCCTAAACCATGCGAATCGAACAACAAAAAGCTGACTTAGCCTTTTGGATGAGACCCGGGGCACTTTCAGCGCTGATGGCGATATCACTTGTAGGGTGCGCCGCGGCTGGTCCGGTGGCACGCACTCCAATTGAAGGCCCTGTGCGCCTGGGCGAGATCGCAGCGGTCGACGGACCCAGGGTGCGGCCCGACCGCGTCATCGAGGACAGCCGGTGCCCAGCCGACGTTCAATGCATTCACGCCGGACGACTCATCGTCAGCGCGACGCTGTTCGGCGGCGGCTGGTCCAAGCCGATGGACCTTACGCTGGGCGTGCCAGCCCCTGTTGCCGATGGCACGCTGACGCTGGTCGACGCCACGCCCAAGCCCATCAATGGGGAGACGGGCACGTCTGCCGCTCGCTTCACCTTCAAATTTCAGGGCGGTCGCTAGCCTCCCATCGGAAACGCCGAAAGGCTCAAGCCTGTCTACCTCGACGGCCTTGACTATGCGTTTGAGCTCTTCTTCTTCAAGGCAATGGTCGTTCTAGCCATGCTTGGCTGCTCACCTCTGGGATGGGCTGAGCGAGCCAAAGACTAGACAACCCGTAGCTCAGGCGGCCACCCATCAACAAAGATGCGCTGAAGTGGACCGGGCAGTAAGACGCCGGTCTGCCAGAAGGAGACTCGGCCTCCTCACCTGCTGGTTCCTTTGCGGCGCCGACTCCGACCATTGGAAGTTGAAATCAGTCTCCCGCGGTCAGGACAAGCGCAACTAAGCGGTCCAGACCCATAGGAACCTGGTAGACATCTTCCACTCTTCGTTGCGCAAGTCCCCGCCAATCACTTGATAGGGCAATTCTTAGGTCGACCCGGCTGACCACAACCAAGTGCATAGACCACCACGGGAAGTGGCGCTCCCCGCCATTGCGGCGACCCAACTCTGTAATGCCACTGTGGCTCTTTGCGCAACGGATACGATCATACGCCGGAGCGATGGCGTCCTCAGGCCCCTCAAGCATCTGCAGGAATCGTTCACCGTCGTAGAGCAGGACGCCGGTGAGGCTCGCCATTTCGTTATACGCAGCGGCATCCAGAACGAGTCCCGATAAATGCCTAAGGGACAGGCTAGGGGAAGCGTT
This genomic interval carries:
- a CDS encoding BLUF domain-containing protein, giving the protein MPLQSIAYVSNASPSLSLRHLSGLVLDAAAYNEMASLTGVLLYDGERFLQMLEGPEDAIAPAYDRIRCAKSHSGITELGRRNGGERHFPWWSMHLVVVSRVDLRIALSSDWRGLAQRRVEDVYQVPMGLDRLVALVLTAGD
- a CDS encoding site-specific DNA-methyltransferase; translation: MKYEELSRAALIKLLQDHDAERLESGKDGIVLNYTGRTAPWQIARQVKPRMCEINKRASVGDAAEEAVNELWDGENLAAMVTLYKYRGQVDLVLTDPPYNTGEDFRYNDKWDKDPNDPDMGDLVAKDDGSRHSKWLRFMTPRLWMMREMLKPGGVIAICIDHRELYRLGMLMDEIFHEENRLGIINWQKTTPKNQSSKLSLTTEYVLVYAKSAELAKTGLVERSALADARFGNIDNDALSDWKQGDLTGKGASKLANYAIQSPFTGEFHNPGERHWANKRAAMKKWLEEWGVDYEDFDIGDGRGKALALKGWAASTESQRQKLLAKSQSTSSKRLEQGGWPYLYWGVDGQQKPVRKVYKSLVRQGGVPTTFWLDDDEAPPAIDSVSWLRTLSGRSRDGIEELDAVVGKGHNFETVKPLRLIKKIIQIWCRKDGIVLDPFAGSGTTGHAVLELNKEQDASRRFILIEQGNDAKGDNYAKTLTADRIKRVITGKWKSGEREPSGGGFRYFTVRREKVDANAVNALAREEMMDLLLVSYWDRNDKTKSYLRRLPAGGYKHLFAVNNRDEGFFLVWSAPDEPSALTRTVFKEIIQEAKAADLAGRYHVYAALAPYTGNDIEFYQIPDKVLEHIGFNARADAYNNDGGMDAD